From Alienimonas californiensis, a single genomic window includes:
- a CDS encoding TerC family protein has protein sequence MLDPDLLATLSLLIGLELVLGVDNIVALSIIVSRLPQETRQKARIGGLALALIARLVMVAGATWLLTLTEPVLAGRSIKDLILLGGGTFLIYKATKEIHHTVELKDEHAPVGSGSPKSALASAIATIVAVDLVFALDSVVTAVGMTDGIGTARSVLGFEVTDQFIVIATSVILSFVVLLFAAKPIGEFVLNNPSFKILALSFLITIGITLGLEAFHYEVPKPYIYLPMAFATGVQLLQWRLSRNERRKTRPDVRATGEAGGVPIEGT, from the coding sequence ATGCTGGACCCGGATCTTCTCGCCACGCTCAGCCTGTTGATCGGGCTGGAACTCGTGCTGGGGGTCGACAACATCGTCGCCCTCTCCATTATCGTCTCCCGGTTGCCGCAGGAGACCCGGCAGAAGGCCCGCATCGGCGGATTGGCGCTGGCGCTGATCGCCCGGCTGGTGATGGTCGCGGGGGCGACCTGGTTATTAACGCTCACCGAGCCGGTGCTGGCGGGGCGGTCGATCAAGGACCTGATTCTATTGGGCGGCGGGACGTTCCTGATCTATAAGGCGACGAAGGAAATTCACCACACGGTCGAATTGAAGGACGAACACGCCCCCGTCGGGTCGGGCTCGCCGAAGTCGGCCCTGGCGTCCGCGATCGCCACCATCGTGGCGGTGGACCTGGTGTTCGCCCTGGATTCGGTCGTCACCGCGGTCGGGATGACCGACGGCATCGGCACGGCGCGTTCGGTGCTGGGCTTCGAGGTCACGGATCAATTCATCGTGATCGCCACGTCGGTGATCCTCAGTTTCGTGGTGCTGCTGTTCGCCGCCAAGCCGATCGGGGAGTTCGTGCTGAACAACCCGTCGTTCAAGATTCTGGCGCTGTCCTTCCTGATTACGATCGGCATCACGCTGGGGCTGGAGGCGTTTCATTACGAGGTGCCCAAGCCGTATATCTATCTGCCGATGGCCTTCGCCACCGGGGTGCAATTGCTCCAGTGGCGCCTCTCCCGCAACGAACGGCGGAAGACCCGCCCCGACGTGAGGGCGACCGGCGAGGCCGG
- a CDS encoding sialate O-acetylesterase, which produces MTFAARTTLALALFATCGATLPAQEPPTGAQPAEAQPAEAQPAEAQPTGVSRENLHVYLLIGQSNMAGRAPFTDAEAAAIPRCFLLNGEEEWVPAANPLNQYSSVRKQLGMQKMNPGYAFARTMLKDADEDVSLGLVVNAKGGSRIEEWARGTRFYTEAVRRARAARQTGTLKGVLWHQGEGNSGAPAGYAEKLTTLVENLRADLDAPDLPFVAGQIVGEEAINAEIARLPELVPHAAFASSEELTAFDRWHFDAPSMKRLGTRYAEAMLRVQQPPVDAASADAADGNAADGNADRER; this is translated from the coding sequence ATGACGTTCGCCGCACGCACCACGCTCGCCCTCGCCCTGTTCGCGACCTGCGGGGCGACCCTGCCCGCCCAGGAACCCCCGACGGGCGCCCAGCCGGCAGAGGCCCAGCCGGCAGAGGCCCAGCCGGCAGAGGCCCAGCCGACGGGCGTATCGCGGGAGAACCTGCATGTGTATCTGCTCATCGGCCAATCGAATATGGCCGGACGGGCGCCCTTCACCGACGCCGAGGCGGCCGCGATCCCGCGGTGTTTCCTGCTGAACGGCGAGGAGGAATGGGTTCCGGCGGCGAACCCGCTCAATCAATATTCGTCGGTCCGCAAACAGCTCGGCATGCAAAAGATGAATCCGGGCTACGCCTTCGCCCGGACGATGCTGAAGGACGCCGACGAGGACGTTTCGCTGGGGCTCGTCGTGAACGCCAAAGGCGGCAGCCGCATTGAGGAATGGGCCCGGGGCACGCGGTTCTATACCGAAGCCGTCCGCCGCGCCCGGGCGGCGCGGCAGACGGGGACGCTGAAGGGCGTGCTGTGGCATCAGGGCGAGGGCAACAGCGGGGCGCCCGCCGGGTACGCCGAGAAATTAACGACGCTGGTCGAGAACCTGCGGGCGGATCTCGACGCCCCGGACCTGCCGTTCGTCGCCGGGCAGATCGTCGGTGAGGAAGCGATCAACGCCGAGATCGCCCGGCTGCCGGAACTCGTCCCCCACGCCGCGTTCGCCAGTTCCGAGGAGCTGACGGCCTTCGACCGCTGGCACTTCGACGCCCCCAGCATGAAGCGCCTGGGAACCCGCTACGCCGAGGCGATGCTCCGCGTGCAGCAGCCGCCCGTCGACGCGGCCTCCGCGGACGCCGCCGACGGAAACGCCGCCGACGGGAACGCCGACAGGGAGCGATGA